A stretch of the Sulfurospirillum sp. UCH001 genome encodes the following:
- a CDS encoding methyl-accepting chemotaxis protein → MFLNQIKIKTKGWFLAIGVLCGFMANIILVSFLITGTERLILIIGSICGMIFFFVFTRVMIVSMTNSIDALFAITLDLAKGSGDLTKRIQINSKDEIADLSDNINQFIEKIHTTVVTSTQTSSQSAQMAHQFSAISNDVDKRMAEERDFVKKTKDLGDAMKLTLEQNTCNASQTSQNILNASQTLNTTALEIKNLVNNIQQASEVESHTSERLQQLSNDANQVKNVLTVISDIADQTNLLALNAAIEAARAGEHGRGFAVVADEVRNLAERTQKSLTEINATINVIVQNIMDASDQMSKNYKFIEQMAHNSEEVEAKISNTEAIIKEASDASLIASNVSQKLSNDTATIIKNIGELYESSMQNSNDVKNLNTSSQQLLGLSETLASKLALFKI, encoded by the coding sequence ATGTTTCTTAATCAAATTAAGATTAAAACCAAGGGCTGGTTTTTAGCCATTGGAGTTTTGTGTGGTTTTATGGCCAATATTATCTTGGTCTCTTTTCTCATTACAGGAACTGAGCGATTGATTTTAATTATTGGATCCATATGCGGTATGATATTTTTCTTCGTCTTTACACGTGTTATGATTGTAAGTATGACAAACTCCATAGATGCTCTTTTTGCCATTACACTTGATCTTGCAAAAGGAAGTGGAGATCTCACCAAACGTATTCAAATTAATTCAAAAGATGAGATTGCTGATCTATCAGACAACATCAATCAATTCATCGAAAAAATTCACACAACCGTTGTTACATCGACACAAACATCGTCACAAAGTGCCCAAATGGCACACCAATTCTCAGCAATTTCCAATGATGTCGATAAACGTATGGCGGAAGAGCGTGATTTTGTAAAGAAAACAAAAGATTTGGGCGATGCCATGAAATTAACACTAGAGCAAAATACATGCAATGCCTCTCAAACAAGCCAAAATATTCTAAATGCTTCCCAGACGCTTAATACCACTGCATTAGAGATTAAAAACTTAGTTAATAATATTCAACAAGCATCAGAAGTAGAATCTCATACGTCTGAGCGCCTCCAACAACTCAGCAACGATGCCAATCAAGTCAAAAATGTTCTTACGGTTATCTCAGATATCGCAGATCAAACAAATCTTTTAGCGCTTAATGCTGCTATTGAAGCTGCACGAGCAGGAGAACATGGACGTGGATTTGCCGTTGTTGCAGATGAAGTACGAAACTTAGCTGAGAGAACACAAAAAAGCTTGACAGAAATTAATGCAACGATCAATGTGATTGTTCAAAATATCATGGATGCAAGCGATCAAATGAGTAAAAATTATAAATTTATCGAACAAATGGCACATAATTCTGAAGAAGTAGAAGCTAAAATCAGTAATACGGAAGCCATTATCAAAGAAGCATCTGATGCCTCTTTAATTGCTTCTAATGTGTCACAAAAACTCTCAAATGACACCGCAACGATCATAAAAAATATCGGTGAACTTTACGAGTCATCTATGCAAAATAGCAATGATGTCAAAAATCTAAACACATCTTCACAACAACTTTTAGGACTCTCTGAAACCCTAGCGTCTAAACTTGCTCTCTTTAAAATCTAA
- a CDS encoding CoA-binding protein: MECDISNISMPGDAGIKDIFSMCKSIAIIGLSPDPTKDSHRVARYLQGHGFKIYPIYPKEETILGEKVYRSLLDIPGQVDMVDMFRKPEIADSLIEEVLKKGDVKVFWLQIGIINNKACAKAQEHGLIAVQNRCTKVEYERLMK, encoded by the coding sequence ATGGAATGCGACATTTCAAACATTAGCATGCCTGGTGATGCAGGCATTAAAGACATTTTTTCGATGTGTAAGAGCATTGCCATTATTGGACTATCTCCTGATCCTACCAAAGATAGCCATAGAGTAGCGCGCTACTTACAAGGACATGGGTTTAAAATTTATCCGATTTATCCGAAAGAAGAGACAATTTTGGGTGAGAAAGTTTACCGTAGTCTTTTAGACATCCCTGGGCAAGTGGATATGGTAGATATGTTTCGCAAACCTGAAATTGCAGATAGCTTAATCGAAGAAGTTTTAAAAAAAGGTGACGTTAAAGTCTTTTGGTTACAAATAGGTATCATCAACAATAAAGCATGTGCTAAAGCACAAGAACATGGCTTAATTGCCGTGCAGAATCGATGTACCAAGGTAGAATATGAAAGGTTAATGAAATAA
- the ilvA gene encoding threonine ammonia-lyase, which yields MISLSEIVKAKRQLGNVVTKTPCALAPHLSDEVGAQVYLKKENLQITGAYKLRGAYNKIASLTKEERKKGVIAASAGNHAQGVAYSARSFGISATIVMPEATPLLKVTGTKALGAEVILHGDNYDEAYAYALTYAKEHGLTFIHPFEDPTVIAGQGTVALEMIDEINDLDIVVVPIGGGGLISGMSSAIKQIDPKIKVIGVNASGAPAMYESFYAKKAINSKSVRTIADGIAVRDVSESNLEHILECVDEVVTVDDEEIAAAILFLLERQKLVVEGGGAASVAAIMHQKFAFTKDMKIGAVLSGGNIDVQMLSVIIEKGLIKSHRKMKLVITLIDKPGSLMRLTDLFKNANANIIQIDYDRFSTKLSYGDAQITIMLETKGLEHQQMIRGLLEEAGYPFTEEV from the coding sequence ATGATATCTCTTAGTGAAATTGTAAAAGCAAAACGACAACTGGGAAACGTTGTCACAAAAACACCTTGTGCATTGGCTCCACATTTAAGTGATGAAGTAGGTGCCCAAGTCTATTTGAAAAAAGAAAATCTTCAAATTACAGGTGCCTATAAACTTAGAGGTGCTTACAATAAAATAGCCTCTTTAACGAAAGAAGAGCGTAAAAAAGGTGTTATCGCAGCCAGTGCTGGCAATCATGCGCAAGGCGTTGCATACTCAGCACGTAGTTTTGGAATCTCAGCAACAATTGTTATGCCTGAAGCAACCCCTCTTTTAAAAGTAACAGGAACAAAGGCTTTGGGTGCTGAAGTGATTTTACATGGTGATAATTACGATGAAGCTTATGCGTATGCGTTAACGTATGCAAAAGAGCATGGACTGACTTTTATCCACCCTTTTGAAGATCCTACGGTGATTGCTGGACAAGGAACGGTAGCACTTGAGATGATTGATGAGATCAATGATCTTGATATCGTAGTTGTTCCTATTGGTGGAGGAGGGCTTATCAGCGGTATGAGTTCTGCCATCAAACAGATCGATCCAAAAATTAAAGTCATTGGTGTTAATGCTTCTGGTGCACCTGCTATGTATGAATCATTTTATGCCAAAAAAGCTATTAACTCTAAAAGTGTTCGCACCATCGCTGATGGTATTGCTGTACGTGATGTCAGTGAGTCGAATTTAGAGCATATCCTAGAGTGTGTAGATGAAGTGGTAACCGTTGATGATGAAGAAATCGCTGCTGCAATTTTGTTTCTACTTGAGCGCCAAAAACTGGTTGTTGAGGGTGGAGGAGCAGCGAGTGTGGCTGCTATTATGCATCAAAAATTTGCTTTTACGAAAGATATGAAAATTGGAGCTGTTTTAAGTGGTGGCAACATCGATGTGCAGATGCTTTCTGTCATTATCGAAAAAGGTTTGATTAAATCACATCGTAAAATGAAGTTGGTCATTACACTTATCGATAAGCCGGGCTCACTGATGCGTCTGACAGACCTATTTAAAAATGCTAATGCCAACATTATTCAAATTGATTATGATCGTTTCTCAACGAAACTTTCTTATGGAGATGCACAAATTACGATTATGCTAGAAACAAAAGGGTTAGAGCATCAACAAATGATTCGTGGACTTTTAGAAGAAGCTGGGTATCCATTTACAGAAGAAGTTTAA
- a CDS encoding amino acid ABC transporter ATP-binding protein, translating into MIEIKNLNKWYGDFHVLKDINLTIKKGEIIVVCGPSGSGKSTLIRCINYLEQFQEGSITVDGIDLINDVKKIKAIREEVAMVFQHFNLFPHLTILDNLTLAPIWVRKMPRKEAEAMAMKYLERVGIANQAHKYPNQLSGGQQQRVAIARSLCKNPKIMLFDEPTSALDPEMVAEVLDVMIELAREDKTMVCVTHEMGFAKKVADRIIFMDAGQIVEENTPEEFFQNPESDRLKLFLEQILSH; encoded by the coding sequence ATCATAGAAATTAAAAACTTAAACAAATGGTATGGTGATTTTCATGTATTAAAAGACATCAACCTTACAATTAAAAAAGGTGAAATCATCGTTGTCTGTGGACCTTCAGGTTCAGGTAAATCAACACTTATTCGTTGTATCAATTACTTAGAGCAGTTTCAAGAAGGTAGCATCACCGTGGATGGCATTGATCTTATTAACGATGTTAAAAAAATCAAAGCCATTCGTGAAGAAGTTGCCATGGTGTTCCAACACTTTAATCTCTTCCCGCATTTAACGATTTTAGACAATCTTACACTTGCGCCTATTTGGGTTCGAAAAATGCCACGTAAAGAGGCAGAAGCAATGGCAATGAAGTATTTGGAGCGCGTAGGTATTGCAAATCAAGCACACAAATACCCAAATCAGCTTTCAGGCGGACAACAACAGCGCGTTGCGATCGCACGAAGTTTATGTAAAAATCCAAAAATTATGCTTTTTGATGAGCCAACTTCTGCGCTTGATCCTGAAATGGTTGCTGAAGTTTTGGATGTTATGATAGAATTAGCACGCGAAGATAAAACAATGGTGTGTGTAACGCATGAGATGGGCTTTGCTAAAAAGGTAGCCGATAGAATTATCTTTATGGATGCAGGTCAAATCGTTGAAGAAAACACACCTGAAGAGTTTTTCCAAAATCCTGAGTCAGATCGACTTAAACTCTTTTTGGAGCAAATCTTATCGCACTGA
- a CDS encoding amino acid ABC transporter permease, which produces MATYEKKQERKAPSNTKGATFWIRENLFSSPLNVALTLLGVMILFWIIPPFVKWAYINANFAGSTREDCVSGGACWVFIRMKIDMFMYGFYPSDLRWRVNSVYGLFFVLIVAFKYLKSPLLKVALAHIYFIAGFFLVHGGFFGMETVPTDKWGGLMLTIMVAAVGIVAAFPLGVLLALGRASHLPIIKSISVTYIEFIRGVPLITILFMSSIILPLFFPEGMTFDKLLRALIGIAMFEAAYIAENIRGGLQSIPKGQYEAADAIGLSYWQKMFLVILPQALKVAIPNLVGVSIALFQDTTLVLIIGLFDLLAMVRLSAADSYWLGYETEGYVFVTFIFWFFCYSMSNFSQKLEKRFNTNLR; this is translated from the coding sequence ATGGCAACCTATGAAAAAAAACAAGAACGTAAAGCGCCTTCTAATACAAAAGGTGCGACATTTTGGATTCGAGAAAATCTATTTTCATCACCGCTTAATGTTGCTCTAACGCTCTTAGGTGTGATGATTCTTTTTTGGATTATTCCACCGTTTGTCAAATGGGCTTATATCAATGCAAACTTTGCGGGCTCAACACGTGAAGATTGTGTCAGTGGCGGAGCGTGTTGGGTATTTATACGTATGAAAATCGATATGTTTATGTATGGATTTTACCCTTCTGATCTGAGATGGAGGGTTAATAGCGTTTATGGACTTTTCTTTGTCCTTATTGTCGCGTTTAAGTACCTTAAAAGTCCTTTACTCAAAGTGGCTTTAGCCCATATTTACTTTATTGCTGGCTTTTTCCTCGTACATGGTGGTTTCTTTGGTATGGAAACAGTGCCTACCGATAAATGGGGCGGTTTGATGCTGACCATTATGGTAGCGGCTGTGGGTATTGTCGCTGCATTTCCTTTGGGTGTACTCTTAGCCCTTGGTCGTGCGTCACATTTACCGATCATTAAAAGTATCAGTGTTACGTATATTGAGTTTATCAGGGGTGTGCCGCTTATTACAATTTTATTTATGTCATCGATTATTTTGCCACTCTTCTTTCCTGAGGGCATGACATTTGATAAATTGCTCAGAGCTCTTATTGGTATTGCGATGTTTGAAGCTGCATATATTGCAGAAAACATTCGTGGTGGACTTCAGTCTATTCCAAAAGGTCAATACGAAGCTGCTGATGCCATAGGACTTTCATACTGGCAAAAAATGTTTTTAGTCATTCTTCCGCAAGCATTAAAAGTAGCCATTCCAAATCTTGTTGGTGTCTCCATTGCCCTTTTTCAAGATACGACGCTTGTGCTTATCATTGGGCTATTTGACCTGCTTGCGATGGTTCGCTTAAGTGCTGCAGACTCATACTGGTTAGGGTATGAAACGGAAGGTTATGTGTTTGTTACCTTTATCTTTTGGTTCTTTTGTTACTCTATGTCTAACTTTAGCCAAAAGCTCGAAAAACGATTTAATACCAATTTGAGATAG
- a CDS encoding amino acid ABC transporter permease, producing MLTLLRNQKIRGIIFQLLTVIGLVAFLWYIGTNTVANIEQRGIQTGFGFLNGTAGFGIDQSPIPYTEENTHGRVFIVGLLNTIIIAFVGIICATLVGLIIGILRLSRNWLIAKLAKAYVDFFRNIPLLLQILFWYNVVLRAMPNPKQSFNFFDMIFINNRGLYFPLPEYNTTFFMMVGSLFCALFAAIALNAWANKRKEATGEDFIVFPFAIGIFILFPVLAYFIGGAHLNFSFPELRGFNFKGGKTLSPEFLALTFALTIYTATFIAEAVRSGIEAVSHGQKEAAASMGFSPYQSLKLVILPQAIRIAIPPIINQYLNLIKNSSLATAVGYPEIVTVFAGTSLNQVGQAIEIISMTMLVYLIISLIVSALLNWFNHKMKIQER from the coding sequence ATGTTAACACTTTTGAGAAATCAAAAGATTAGAGGAATTATTTTCCAATTATTGACCGTTATTGGCTTGGTTGCTTTTTTGTGGTATATTGGCACCAATACTGTCGCCAATATAGAACAAAGGGGCATTCAAACAGGCTTTGGCTTTTTGAATGGAACAGCTGGATTTGGTATTGATCAATCACCTATCCCTTACACAGAAGAAAACACACATGGACGTGTTTTTATTGTAGGACTTCTTAATACAATCATTATCGCTTTTGTTGGTATTATCTGTGCAACACTTGTGGGACTCATTATTGGTATTTTGAGACTTTCTCGCAACTGGTTGATCGCAAAACTTGCAAAAGCCTATGTTGATTTTTTTAGAAATATACCGCTTTTGCTTCAAATACTCTTTTGGTACAACGTAGTACTTCGCGCTATGCCAAATCCCAAACAGAGTTTTAACTTTTTTGATATGATATTTATCAATAACAGAGGCCTTTACTTCCCTCTTCCTGAATACAATACAACGTTTTTTATGATGGTTGGAAGTCTTTTTTGTGCTCTTTTTGCTGCTATCGCGCTCAATGCTTGGGCAAATAAGCGTAAAGAAGCCACGGGTGAAGATTTTATCGTCTTCCCATTTGCAATAGGAATCTTTATACTCTTTCCTGTTCTTGCCTATTTCATAGGTGGAGCACATCTAAACTTTAGTTTTCCAGAGCTTCGTGGTTTTAACTTCAAAGGGGGGAAAACACTCTCTCCTGAATTTTTAGCATTGACATTTGCACTTACTATCTATACAGCAACGTTTATTGCAGAAGCAGTTCGTTCAGGTATTGAAGCGGTCAGTCACGGTCAAAAAGAGGCTGCTGCCTCTATGGGATTTAGTCCGTATCAATCTCTAAAATTGGTTATTTTACCTCAAGCAATCCGTATTGCTATTCCACCGATTATTAACCAATATCTCAATCTCATTAAAAACTCTTCATTAGCAACGGCTGTAGGGTATCCTGAAATTGTTACTGTTTTTGCAGGAACATCACTGAACCAAGTAGGACAAGCGATTGAAATTATTTCGATGACGATGCTCGTTTATCTCATCATCAGTTTAATCGTATCGGCACTTCTGAACTGGTTCAACCATAAAATGAAGATTCAGGAGCGCTAA